The Anabaena sp. WA102 genome contains a region encoding:
- a CDS encoding histidine phosphatase family protein, which yields MTRVIIVRHGQSTYNIEKRIQGRTDASSLTAKGQNDASQAGIALSSISFQAIYSSPLQRAKSTAEIIRSQLATQSAVIQIDEQLVEVDLPLWVGMTTSEVQEKFTEDYRTWKKHPHEFRMVLDEPSGTKEHFPVLVLYAQAKQFWQDILPQHQGETILIVGHNGINRALISTALGISPSRYHCLQQSNCGISILNFAGGLGEPVQLESMNQTQHLGETFPSLRPGHKGVRLLLVRHGETEWNRQGKFQGQIDIPLNDHGRNQAAKAAEFLKDVNIDFAVSSTMSRPKETAEIILKYHASLNLELFAGLREISHGLWEGKFESEIEQEFPGELESWRTIPANVQMPQGENLTQVKERSVADWNTIVENAQSQQLQLGLVVAHDATNKTLLCHILGLSNENFWNFRQGNGAVSVIDYPHGIQGYPVLQAMNITGHLSNGVLDKTAAGAL from the coding sequence ATGACCCGTGTGATCATCGTGCGTCATGGTCAAAGTACCTACAATATAGAAAAACGTATTCAAGGGCGTACTGATGCCTCATCTTTAACCGCCAAAGGTCAAAATGATGCCAGTCAAGCTGGTATTGCCCTCAGTAGTATTTCCTTTCAAGCTATTTATAGTAGTCCCCTCCAGCGAGCTAAATCCACAGCGGAAATTATCCGCAGTCAATTGGCTACACAATCTGCTGTCATTCAAATTGATGAACAGTTGGTAGAAGTTGATTTACCCTTATGGGTAGGAATGACTACAAGTGAAGTCCAAGAAAAGTTTACTGAAGATTACCGCACCTGGAAAAAACATCCCCACGAGTTTCGCATGGTTTTAGATGAACCTTCAGGAACTAAAGAACATTTCCCAGTTCTGGTTTTATACGCCCAAGCCAAGCAATTTTGGCAAGATATTCTCCCCCAACACCAAGGGGAAACTATCCTGATTGTGGGTCATAATGGCATCAATCGTGCCTTAATTAGCACCGCGTTGGGAATTTCCCCCAGTCGTTACCATTGTTTACAACAGTCTAACTGCGGTATTAGTATTTTGAATTTTGCCGGTGGTTTAGGCGAACCTGTGCAGTTAGAATCTATGAATCAAACCCAACATCTGGGTGAAACTTTCCCTTCTCTACGTCCTGGTCACAAAGGTGTAAGATTATTATTAGTCCGTCATGGGGAAACGGAATGGAATCGTCAAGGTAAATTTCAAGGACAAATTGATATTCCCCTCAATGATCATGGTAGAAACCAAGCCGCAAAAGCCGCAGAATTTCTCAAAGACGTAAATATTGATTTTGCAGTTAGCAGCACTATGTCCCGTCCCAAGGAAACAGCGGAAATTATCTTAAAATATCATGCCAGTTTAAACTTAGAACTATTTGCTGGTTTGAGAGAAATTAGTCACGGACTTTGGGAAGGCAAATTTGAATCAGAAATTGAGCAAGAATTTCCTGGAGAATTAGAAAGTTGGCGCACAATCCCCGCCAATGTGCAAATGCCACAAGGAGAAAATTTAACACAGGTAAAAGAACGCAGTGTTGCTGATTGGAATACTATAGTCGAAAATGCCCAATCGCAGCAATTACAACTAGGATTGGTCGTCGCCCATGATGCCACTAATAAAACCTTGTTGTGTCATATTCTCGGTTTATCTAACGAGAATTTCTGGAACTTCCGTCAAGGTAATGGGGCTGTGAGTGTCATTGATTATCCTCATGGGATTCAAGGTTATCCAGTTCTGCAAGCGATGAATATTACTGGCCATTTAAGTAATGGTGTTCTTGATAAAACTGCGGCTGGTGCATTGTAG
- a CDS encoding Uma2 family endonuclease, with translation MTQAAITNLELIQPLANHQALTDEQFMLLQENDNLYEYVDGELIIVANSGVEHGYLALTLGYFLTGFVRDHKLGITCDSSTAFKMKTGNKRSPDLAFISKERLQGLKRLPKGFFDGAPDLAVEIISPNNTFEEIHHKLVEYFENGTRLAWVILPDEECVLVYRKPKPSQLLQLEDSLNGEDVIPNFSLPLIELFQELSF, from the coding sequence ATGACACAAGCTGCAATCACAAATTTAGAATTAATTCAACCTTTAGCTAATCATCAGGCTTTGACAGATGAGCAATTTATGTTATTGCAGGAAAATGATAATCTTTATGAATATGTGGACGGAGAGCTAATTATAGTGGCAAATTCAGGTGTAGAACATGGCTACTTAGCTCTAACTCTTGGATATTTTTTAACAGGTTTTGTGCGTGATCATAAACTCGGTATAACTTGTGATTCTAGCACTGCTTTTAAAATGAAAACTGGTAACAAAAGATCACCCGATCTGGCTTTTATTTCTAAGGAAAGGTTACAAGGTTTAAAACGATTACCCAAAGGTTTTTTTGATGGCGCTCCTGATTTAGCTGTAGAAATTATTTCTCCTAATAATACTTTTGAAGAAATTCATCATAAATTAGTAGAGTATTTTGAAAACGGAACTCGTTTAGCATGGGTAATTTTGCCAGATGAAGAATGTGTATTAGTTTATCGCAAACCTAAGCCATCACAGCTTTTGCAATTGGAAGATAGTCTTAATGGAGAAGATGTTATTCCTAATTTTAGTCTGCCTTTGATAGAGTTATTTCAAGAATTATCTTTTTAG
- a CDS encoding GMC oxidoreductase translates to MTVNHYDFIIVGTGAGGGTLAYKLASSGKKILVLEQGNFLPKEKANWDTQEVSRKERYRTSELWYDKHGKAIKPLTHYYVGGNTKFYGGTLFRLRERDFEKVIHEDGISPEWPLKYQDFAPYYDEAEKLYDVHGKRGLDPTEPQINQEYPFSPLSHEPYIQEVHDSLKYQGFHPFYQPLAIKLNEVNRSLSACIRCHTCDGFPCLIDGKADADINCVRPAMTYANITLITEAKVVCLHTSPSGREVTGVEVEIGNQRQIFSGDIVVLACGAVNSALLLLKSANEQHPNGLANSSHLVGRNYMTHNFAVVMTLNTKLNNTIFPKTLAFTDFYWGNQDFAYPMGSVQLLGGANKDKILAYGPPLMPNFIAEAIANHSLSWLVITEDLPDFNNRVLSRNGQVFLEYTHNNQRAFNKLIQQWIQVLQSISVFQSPGTLHIPQKMGLREVTHQCGTCRFGEDPNNSVLDINCRTHDVDNLYVVDGSFFPSSAAVNPSLTIIANALRVGEHLLTRI, encoded by the coding sequence ATGACTGTCAATCATTACGACTTTATCATCGTTGGTACTGGTGCTGGAGGTGGAACTTTAGCCTACAAATTAGCATCCAGTGGCAAGAAAATTTTAGTTTTAGAACAAGGTAATTTTTTACCTAAAGAAAAAGCTAATTGGGATACTCAAGAAGTTTCTCGGAAAGAACGCTATCGGACTAGTGAACTATGGTATGACAAACACGGGAAAGCTATCAAACCTCTCACACATTATTATGTGGGTGGTAATACTAAATTTTATGGTGGGACTTTGTTTAGATTGCGTGAACGAGATTTTGAAAAGGTTATTCATGAAGATGGGATTTCTCCAGAATGGCCATTAAAATATCAAGATTTCGCTCCCTACTATGACGAAGCCGAAAAACTTTATGATGTACATGGTAAACGAGGTCTTGACCCTACTGAACCGCAGATTAATCAAGAATATCCTTTTTCACCATTGAGTCATGAGCCTTATATTCAAGAAGTCCATGACTCTTTAAAATATCAAGGTTTTCATCCTTTTTATCAACCACTGGCTATCAAACTCAATGAGGTAAATCGGAGTTTAAGTGCTTGTATTCGTTGTCATACTTGTGATGGTTTTCCGTGTTTAATTGATGGTAAAGCTGATGCGGATATCAATTGTGTTCGTCCAGCAATGACTTATGCAAATATCACATTAATAACTGAAGCAAAGGTAGTATGTTTACATACTAGCCCATCGGGTCGAGAAGTGACTGGAGTGGAAGTAGAAATAGGAAATCAACGGCAGATATTTTCTGGGGATATTGTGGTATTAGCTTGTGGTGCAGTTAATTCGGCATTGCTGTTACTGAAATCTGCTAATGAGCAACACCCCAATGGATTAGCTAATAGTTCTCATCTTGTGGGACGCAATTACATGACACATAATTTTGCTGTGGTCATGACTTTAAATACCAAGTTGAATAATACAATTTTTCCGAAAACTTTGGCTTTTACTGATTTTTATTGGGGAAATCAAGATTTTGCTTATCCTATGGGGAGTGTGCAATTACTGGGTGGGGCAAATAAGGATAAAATACTTGCTTATGGTCCGCCTTTGATGCCTAATTTTATAGCTGAGGCTATAGCGAATCATTCCCTATCTTGGTTAGTAATCACAGAGGATTTACCAGATTTTAATAATAGGGTTTTGAGTAGAAATGGGCAGGTTTTCCTGGAATATACTCATAATAATCAAAGGGCTTTTAATAAATTAATTCAGCAATGGATTCAGGTTTTACAATCAATTTCTGTATTTCAATCACCTGGAACTTTACATATTCCTCAAAAAATGGGTTTAAGAGAAGTGACTCATCAATGTGGTACTTGTCGTTTTGGAGAAGATCCCAATAATTCGGTTCTAGATATCAATTGTCGGACTCATGATGTTGATAATCTTTATGTTGTTGATGGGAGCTTTTTTCCTTCTAGTGCTGCGGTAAATCCTTCATTAACTATTATTGCTAATGCTTTGCGGGTGGGAGAACATTTATTGACAAGGATATAG